The following are from one region of the Cyanobium sp. ATX 6F1 genome:
- a CDS encoding transposase, which yields MPPEEILLASLFRRFMGYVLSACNLEHLDRNLMLRWFVNLSSDDAICNPIMFTKNRDRLPTQ from the coding sequence ATCCCACCCGAGGAGATCTTGCTCGCCTCGCTGTTCAGGCGTTTTATGGGATACGTTCTGAGCGCCTGTAATCTTGAGCATCTCGACCGCAATCTGATGCTGCGCTGGTTCGTCAACCTCAGCAGTGACGATGCGATTTGTAACCCGATCATGTTCACCAAAAATCGTGACCGCCTGCCTACTCAATGA